In the Deltaproteobacteria bacterium genome, one interval contains:
- a CDS encoding sigma-54-dependent Fis family transcriptional regulator encodes MYLQRQGFEVTAVPSGTEAMHLVRTRNYQVVVTDLRLGKVDGLQILRSVKKRTPETEVILITGFGSVDTAVQAMKVGAYDYLTKPVDPEDLVLTLKKALERRRLRRQVAVLQREVLREAGLSHIVAESEEMRRVMTSSRRVAGNDATVLLEGESGTGKELIAKYIHHNSGRASGPFIAVNCGALTENLLESELFGHVKGSFTGAVADKKGLFQAADGGTLFLDEIGETSPTFQVKLLRVLQDSCVRPVGGTTEYRVDVRIIAASNKDLEKLVEQGRFRQDLYYRLKVVPIYLPPLRHRPVDIRPLAEHFISRYADRMGRNRPHLSRQALGKMQAYSWPGNVRELENTIERTLIFLQDREIRADDLPLETAHSTTPAPGEEERGADLTLKDVEKRHIKRVLELCEWNQRQAARTLGIGYNTLWRKMKRYRIARPQSAGGRQ; translated from the coding sequence ATGTACCTGCAAAGGCAAGGCTTTGAGGTGACCGCAGTTCCCAGCGGTACTGAGGCAATGCATCTGGTGCGCACCAGGAACTACCAGGTGGTGGTCACCGATCTTCGTCTGGGCAAGGTAGACGGCTTGCAAATTCTCCGTTCTGTGAAGAAGCGCACCCCGGAAACCGAGGTAATCCTTATAACGGGCTTCGGCTCTGTGGACACGGCAGTGCAGGCAATGAAGGTGGGGGCCTACGACTATCTCACCAAACCGGTGGATCCGGAGGACCTGGTCTTGACTTTGAAAAAGGCCCTCGAGCGACGCCGACTGCGGCGGCAGGTGGCTGTTCTCCAGCGAGAGGTGCTCCGTGAAGCCGGGCTTTCTCACATTGTGGCAGAAAGTGAGGAGATGCGCCGGGTCATGACCAGTAGTCGGCGAGTCGCCGGCAACGATGCCACTGTATTGCTGGAGGGTGAAAGCGGCACCGGCAAGGAACTCATTGCCAAGTATATTCACCATAATAGCGGCAGGGCTTCCGGGCCTTTTATAGCGGTCAACTGCGGCGCTCTTACGGAAAACCTGTTGGAAAGCGAACTCTTCGGCCATGTGAAAGGCTCCTTTACCGGTGCTGTTGCCGATAAAAAGGGACTGTTTCAGGCGGCAGACGGCGGAACTCTATTCCTGGATGAAATCGGGGAAACGAGTCCGACTTTTCAGGTGAAGCTGCTCAGAGTTCTCCAGGACAGCTGCGTGCGGCCGGTGGGCGGCACCACGGAGTACAGGGTGGACGTCCGCATTATTGCCGCCAGCAACAAGGACCTCGAGAAGCTGGTGGAGCAGGGCCGTTTCCGGCAGGATCTCTATTATCGTCTGAAAGTAGTTCCCATCTACCTGCCTCCCCTGCGGCACAGACCGGTCGACATTCGCCCCCTGGCAGAGCACTTCATCAGTCGCTATGCCGATCGCATGGGGCGAAATCGGCCTCATCTGTCACGTCAGGCTCTAGGCAAGATGCAGGCCTATTCCTGGCCTGGAAACGTCCGGGAACTGGAAAACACCATTGAACGGACCCTGATCTTTTTGCAGGACAGGGAAATAAGGGCAGACGATCTCCCCCTGGAGACGGCACACAGCACTACTCCTGCCCCAGGTGAAGAAGAACGCGGCGCCGATTTGACCCTGAAAGATGTTGAAAAACGGCACATCAAGCGGGTCCTGGAGCTCTGTGAGTGGAATCAGAGGCAGGCGGCCCGCACTCTCGGCATCGGCTACAATACCCTGTGGCGCAAGATGAAAAGATACCGCATTGCCAGACCACAATCGGCAGGCGGGCGGCAGTAG
- a CDS encoding PAS domain-containing protein — MTDNTSLKQLELERDRLRTIFENLMDGVFIADRNFIIEYMNRDLRYEFGDGMGKPCHEFFGLSPTNCLHCYEGMSAFGPPQRLEWSSLLTGRTYDMLVSPLPNPDGTTSRLHILRDVTEQKRMEARLLDYSEALEKRITEQAEALRRQEHMALLGQIAAGLAHEIRTPLGALLTGIKLLEKSEEQNPERRHILTLLRQETLRLKEKLSQFLNYASPREPKLSLGSVPDLIEDAVSLLDKDPELRGEVSIRHEAAPEQEKVAFDPSMLKEAILNVAVNSLQALAGQGELQIRSFQAQERQWIQISDTGPGINPQDLEKVFQPFFTRKRAGSGLGLAIALRIMEEHGGTINARSIPGQGATFTISWPIKTATPSNAQLPAATQSSSREQAS, encoded by the coding sequence ATGACAGATAACACTTCCCTGAAACAGCTGGAACTCGAGCGCGATCGGCTGCGCACTATTTTCGAGAATCTCATGGACGGCGTGTTCATTGCCGACCGGAACTTTATTATCGAGTACATGAACCGCGACCTCAGGTACGAATTCGGCGATGGAATGGGCAAGCCGTGCCATGAGTTTTTTGGACTGTCTCCCACGAACTGTTTGCATTGTTACGAGGGCATGAGTGCTTTTGGTCCTCCCCAGAGGCTGGAATGGAGTTCGCTGCTCACGGGCCGCACCTATGACATGCTGGTATCGCCTCTACCCAACCCGGACGGCACAACTTCCAGGCTCCACATTCTCCGTGATGTGACTGAACAGAAAAGAATGGAAGCCAGACTGCTGGATTACTCTGAAGCGCTGGAAAAAAGAATAACAGAGCAGGCCGAGGCTCTCAGGCGGCAGGAACACATGGCCCTGCTGGGGCAGATAGCCGCAGGCCTGGCTCATGAGATCAGGACGCCACTGGGTGCCCTGCTCACCGGCATCAAGCTTCTGGAAAAAAGTGAAGAGCAGAATCCTGAACGGCGGCACATATTGACGCTGCTTCGCCAAGAAACCCTGCGGCTGAAAGAAAAGCTCTCGCAGTTTCTCAACTATGCCAGCCCCAGGGAGCCAAAGCTGAGTCTTGGCAGTGTGCCCGACTTGATCGAGGACGCTGTTTCTTTGCTGGACAAAGACCCGGAGCTCAGGGGAGAGGTCAGCATCAGACACGAAGCAGCACCTGAACAGGAGAAAGTCGCTTTCGATCCCTCCATGTTGAAGGAGGCAATCCTTAACGTTGCTGTCAACAGTCTGCAGGCTCTGGCGGGCCAGGGGGAATTGCAGATCCGCAGCTTCCAGGCCCAGGAGCGCCAGTGGATACAGATATCCGACACTGGTCCCGGCATCAACCCGCAGGACCTGGAAAAGGTGTTTCAGCCATTCTTCACCCGAAAACGGGCCGGCAGCGGCCTCGGTCTTGCCATCGCCCTGAGGATTATGGAAGAGCACGGCGGCACAATTAATGCCAGAAGTATTCCCGGCCAGGGGGCTACCTTTACCATTTCCTGGCCAATCAAAACGGCTACCCCTTCGAATGCCCAATTGCCAGCAGCAACCC